The following are from one region of the Aspergillus chevalieri M1 DNA, chromosome 1, nearly complete sequence genome:
- a CDS encoding peroxidase/cytochrome P450 family protein (COG:Q;~EggNog:ENOG410PGWA;~InterPro:IPR010255,IPR034812,IPR036396,IPR019791, IPR017972,IPR001128;~go_function: GO:0004601 - peroxidase activity [Evidence IEA];~go_function: GO:0005506 - iron ion binding [Evidence IEA];~go_function: GO:0016491 - oxidoreductase activity [Evidence IEA];~go_function: GO:0016705 - oxidoreductase activity, acting on paired donors, with incorporation or reduction of molecular oxygen [Evidence IEA];~go_function: GO:0020037 - heme binding [Evidence IEA];~go_process: GO:0006979 - response to oxidative stress [Evidence IEA];~go_process: GO:0055114 - oxidation-reduction process [Evidence IEA]), giving the protein MSRINSIYCAYFTSISSLPFPLYCCDLNLHLSSIFIYFSCVHTFTELYPFVNIPHLSLVSTMADAEESKIEKSISQIEQVISASLRSMPTETGDGTYVKESKTTGFAKDLPHLDLDDVKTVVDVVKAGATGEPVDDREYIMERVIQIAAELPSTSRNGKQLTDAFLNQLWNDLEHPPISFIGGDSQYRKADGSGNNPRWPELGAAGAHYARSVRPKTLQPAVLPEPETLFDSLLARKDFEEHPNKISSVLFYIASIIIHDLFQTDRDDPSITLTSSYLDLSPLYGNNQEEQNAIRTFKDGKLKPDCFSTKRVLGFPPGVGVVLIMFNRFHNYVVEQLATINEGGRFTKPDESNAKTNEKYDNDLFQTGRLVTCGLYVNIILKDYVRTILNINRTNSVWSLDPRADMKDELLSKAAAEGTGNQVSAEFNLVYRWHSCISERDQKWTEDLYNQIFPDEDHKEISLQRFMRGLGQWEASLPEDPEKRPFADVQRKEDGTLDDDGLVKIFEESVEDCAGRFGASHVPTVFKSIEVLGIKQARSWNVATLNEFRQFFNLAPYKTFEEINPDPYISEQLRRLYDHPDLVEMYPGVNIETAKKAVTPGSGLCTNFTISRAILSDAVALVRGDRFHTIDFTPKHVTNWAYNEIKTDTSIDQGQVFHKLVLRAFPNHFKGDSIYAHYPLVIPSENQKILSKLGHAKQYSWDKPSYTPTPRFINSHAACTSILSDQEAFKVTWGKKIKFLMENHDHPYGKDFMLSGDKQPNAASRKMMGGALYREQWESEVKKFYEEITLELLQKYSYQIAGVNQVDIVRDVANLAQVHFCAKVFSLPLKTDSNPRGVFAESELYQIMALVFASIFYDADVAKSFELNNGARMVTQQLGKLAMANVEAVANTGIIASIVDHLHRHDVLSEYGTHMIKRLLDSKLPPPEIVWTHILPTAGGMVANQGQLLSQSLDYYLSEEGSVHLPEINRLAKEDTPEADERLLRYFMEGARLQSSVALPREVAKETVIEDGGEKVSLKEGEQIVCNLVSASKDPVAFEEPEKVRLDRDMDAYAHFGFGPHQCLGLGLTKTALTTMLKVIGRLDNLRRATGGQGRLHKLDGPGGIAKYMTADHSGFSPFPTTMKIQWDGDLPALKRDL; this is encoded by the exons ATGAGTCGAATCAACTCGATTTATTGTGCTTACTTCACAAGTATATCATCTCTGCCTTTTCCCTTGTATTGCTGCGACCTGAATCTACATCTGTCAAGTATATTTATATATTTCTCTTGTGTTCATACGTTTACGGAGttatatccatttg TAAACATCCCGCACTTGTCATTAGTATCCACAATGGCCGACGCAGAGGAGTCGAAGATTGAGAAATCGATCTCCCAGATTGAACAAGTCATTTCCGCATCCCTGCGATCGATGCCCACTGAAACGGGCGATGGGACATATGTTAAAGAGTCCAAGACAACAGGATTTGCCAAAGATCTCCCTCATCTCGACTTGGACGATGTCAAAACCGTAGTGGATGTCGTCAAGGCTGGCGCGACAGGCGAGCCCGTGGACGACAGGGAATACATAATGGAACGCGTGATTCAG ATCGCTGCCGAGCTGCCTTCAACCTCTCGGAATGGCAAACAATTGACAGATGCCTTCCTCAACCAATTATGGAATGACCTGGAACATCCTCCGATTTC CTTCATCGGCGGTGATTCTCAGTACCGCAAAGCTGACGGCTCTGGAAAT AATCCGCGTTGGCCTGAACTTGGTGCTGCTGGAGCCCATTATGCGAGATCTGTACGGCCGAAGACTCTGCAGCCAGCCGTCTTGCCGGAGCCAGAGACCCTCTTCGATAGTCTCCTGGCCCGGAAGGATTTTGAAGAACATCCAAATAAAATTTCGAGTGTCCTGTTTTACATTGCctctattattattcatG ACCTGTTTCAAACGGACCGCGACGACCCTAGTATCACCTTGACATCGTCATACCTTGATCTGTCACCGCTGTATGGCAACAACCAGGAAGAACAGAACGCTATCAGAACTTTCAAAGATGGGAAGCTCAAGCCAGACTGTTTCTCCACAAAACGCGTCTTGGGCTTTCCCCCAGGTGTGGGTGTAGTGCTGATCATGTTCAATCGCTTCCACAATTATGTTGTTGAGCAATTGGCAACGATCAACGAAGGTGGACGATTTACGAAGCCAGACGAGTCGAATGCTAAAACGAATGAAAAGTACGATAATGACCTCTTCCAGACTGGTCGTCTGGTGACTTGCGGTCTCTACGTCAACATCATTCTCAAGGACTACGTCCGTACCATCTTGAACATCAACCGAACGAACAGTGTTTGGAGCTTGGACCCTCGCGCTGATATGAAAGACGAATTGCTTAGCAAGGCAGCAGCTGAAGGAACTGGAAACCAAGTTTCCGCTGAATTCAATCTTGTGTACAGGTGGCACTCGTGCATCTCTGAACGAGACCAGAAATGGACAGAGGATCTGTACAACCAGATTTTCCCAGATGAAGACCACAAGGAAATCAGTCTCCAGAGGTTTATGCGAGGTCTTGGTCAATGGGAAGCGAGCCTACCGGAGGATCCCGAAAAGCGTCCGTTCGCTGACGTGCAGCGCAAAGAGGACGGCACCTTGGATGATGACGGCCTAGTGAAGATCTTTGAAGAGAGCGTCGAAGACTGCGCTGGTAGATTTGGCGCATCCCATGTTCCAACGGTCTTTAAGAGCATTGAGGTCTTGGGTATCAAGCAGGCCCGTTCCTGGAATGTGGCCACCTTGAATGAGTTTAGACAATTCTTCAACCTGGCTCCATACAAAACATTCGAAGAAATCAACCCCGATCCATACATTTCTGAGCAGCTCCGGAGACTGTACGATCACCCTGATCTTGTGGAAATGTACCCAGGTGTCAATATCGAGACAGCCAAAAAGGCAGTGACACCGGGTAGTGGTCTCTGTACCAACTTTACCATTTCCAGAGCCATTCTTTCCGACGCTGTTGCTTTAGTTCGTGGTGACCGTTTCCACACGATTGATTTCACACCGAAACATGTCACGAATTGGGCGTACAATGAAATCAAAACCGATACGTCAATCGACCAGGGTCAGGTTTTCCACAAGCTTGTTTTGCGGGCGTTCCCGAACCATTTCAAGGGCGATTCCATTTACGCACATTACCCACTTGTCATTCCGTCCGAGAACCAGAAGATCCTAAGCAAGCTTGGACATGCTAAGCAATACAGTTGGGACAAACCCAGCTACACGCCAACGCCTCGATTTATCAACTCCCACGCTGCTTGCACGTCCATACTGTCTGACCAGGAGGCGTTCAAGGTCACATGGGGAAAGAAGATCAAATTCTTGATGGAGAACCATGACCACCCGTACGGGAAGGATTTCATGCTGTCTGGTGACAAGCAGCCCAATGCTGCCTCGCGCAAGATGATGGGAGGCGCTCTGTACCGTGAACAGTGGGAGAGCGAAGTCAAGAAGTTCTACGAAGAGATTACTCTGGAGCTTCTGCAGAAATACTCATACCAGATTGCCGGCGTTAATCAGGTCGATATCGTTCGAGATGTCGCCAACCTTGCACAGGTGCACTTCTGCGCAAAAGTTTTCTCACTACCATTAAAGACTGATTCGAATCCAAGGGGTGTCTTTGCGGAGTCTGAACTGTACCAGATCATGGCATTGGTCTTCGCCTCCATCTTCTACGACGCAGATGTTGCGAAGTCGTTTGAGCTTAACAACGGTGCTCGGATGGTGACGCAGCAACTAGGAAAACTGGCGATGGCCAATGTTGAGGCAGTTGCCAATACTGGTATTATTGCAAGCATAGTGGATCATCTACATCGACACGACGTGCTCAGTGAATACGGTACCCATATGATCAAGCGTTTGCTCGATAGCAAGCTGCCTCCTCCTGAGATTGTGTGGACTCACATTCTTCCCACAGCTGGTGGGATGGTGGCGAACCAGGGACAGTTATTGTCGCAGTCGCTTGACTACTATCTCTCCGAGGAGGGCTCGGTCCATCTGCCTGAGATCAACCGGCTGGCAAAGGAGGATACCCCTGAGGCCGATGAGAGACTACTGCGATA TTTTATGGAGGGTGCTCGACTGCAGTCGTCTGTCGCATTGCCTCGAGAGGTTGCCAAAGAGACGGTCATCGAGGATGGTGGCGAAAAGGTTTCTCTCAAGGAGGGAGAGCAAATAGTGTGCAACCTG GTATCTGCGAGCAAGGACCCCGTTGCCTTCGAGGAGCCCGAGAAGGTCAGACTTGACCGTGACATGGACGCATACGCTCACTTCGGGTTCGGGCCTCATCAGTGCTTGGGTCTTGGACTCACTAAGACCGCTCTCACGACCATGCTCAAGGTCATCGGACGGTTGGACAATCTTCGTCGTGCCACCGGAGGCCAGGGTCGCCTGCACAAGCTTGATGGACCTGGTGGTATCGCGAAGTATATGACGGCTGACCACAGTGGattctctccttttccaACCACGATGAAAATTCAGTGGGACGGTGATCTGCCAGCTCTAAAGAGGGACTTGTGA